In Strigops habroptila isolate Jane chromosome 4, bStrHab1.2.pri, whole genome shotgun sequence, a single genomic region encodes these proteins:
- the LOC115607160 gene encoding t-SNARE domain-containing protein 1-like isoform X1 — MVCLFLVQVRKTERLLRARGGAGSHPTPLPQCCTGQVVAAGGCFALISIHIYFVLCGMFSPRNMTERKRKPKFSKEELDILVTEVTRNEAMLFGRETIRLSPADRDEIWGSIARQITSVSQVPRSVKDIKHRWDDMKRRTKDKLAFMQRSLSSPGSAGRPSAIVLTAHERAIKSTLHSTRQRHSFRRADLDMVDSPSTTSDEDEEMPGTSREHRFSSLRRARAGANQHSGSSFLHLSSSSEHSEAASQRQELHCPSPRTTSSCRPPRSHTKSPPLSSFDRQLLHSHMQQTDLFRQFCQDLVAVHRNMADSMHVIAQNMANLTSQVGQLCQTLSEIRDGVQAYRRIQDPGVTEGPLLQAACSEQPPEPSAESSQDTPKQTPPARITRSQKRKYHL; from the exons ATGGTGTGCCTTTTCCTGGTGCAAGTGAGGAAAACTGAGAGGTTGTTGCGGGCTCGGGGGGGAGCTGGATCCCACCCAACTCCTCTGCCCCAGTGCTGCACTGGCCAAGTGGTTGCTGCAGGGGGATGCTTTGCGCTGATTTCCATTCACATTTACTTTGTGCTTTGTGGGATGTTCAGCCCAAGGAACATGACTGAACGAAAGAGGAAGCCCAAGTTTTCCAAGGAAGAACTGGACATTCTGGTCACTGAGGTGACCCGAAATGAAGCCATGCTGTTTGGGAGGGAGACAATACGTCTATCCCCTGCTGACAGGGACGAGATCTGGGGAAGCATAGCCAGGCAGATCACATCAGTCAGCCAGGTGCCCAGGTCTGTGAAAGACATTAAACACAGATGGGACGACATGAAGAGAAGGACCAAGGACAAACTGGCCTTCATGCAGAGGTCCCTGTCCAGCCCCGGCAGCGCGGGGCGGCCCTCGGCCATCGTCCTGACTGCCCACGAGAGAGCCATCAAGTCCACGCTGCATTCGACACGCCAGAGGCACAGCTTCCGGAGAGCGGATCTGGACATGGTTGACAGCCCGTCAACAACCT CTGATGAAGATGAAGAGATGCCAGGCACTTCTCGGGAACACCGCTTCTCATCGCTGCGGAGGGCCAGGGCAGGAGCCAACCAGCATTCCGGGTCCTCCTTCCTccacctttcttcctcctcGGAGCACTCGGAAGCCGCCAGccaaaggcaggagctgcactgTCCATCCCCACGCACCACCTCGTCCTGCAGACCCCCGCGCTCCCACACAAAGAGCCCTCCCCTTTCCAGCTTCGACCGCCAGCTTCTCCATTCCCACATGCAGCAAACAGACCTGTTCAGGCAGTTCTGCCAGGACCTGGTGGCTGTTCACAGGAACATGGCAGACAGCATGCATGTCATCGCTCAGAACATGGCTAACCTCACCAGCCAGGTTGGCCAGTTGTGCCAGACCCTATCAGAAATCCGGGATGGGGTCCAGGCTTACCGTAGGATACAGGATCCTGGTGTCACGGAGGGCCCTCTGCTGCAAGCAGCTTGCTCAGAACAGCCCCCTGAGCCCAGTGCAGAGTCTAGCCAAGACACCCCAAAACAGACCCCTCCTGCACGGATTACCAGgtcacagaagagaaaataccatCTTTAG
- the LOC115607160 gene encoding myb-related transcription factor, partner of profilin-like isoform X2 — MTERKRKPKFSKEELDILVTEVTRNEAMLFGRETIRLSPADRDEIWGSIARQITSVSQVPRSVKDIKHRWDDMKRRTKDKLAFMQRSLSSPGSAGRPSAIVLTAHERAIKSTLHSTRQRHSFRRADLDMVDSPSTTSDEDEEMPGTSREHRFSSLRRARAGANQHSGSSFLHLSSSSEHSEAASQRQELHCPSPRTTSSCRPPRSHTKSPPLSSFDRQLLHSHMQQTDLFRQFCQDLVAVHRNMADSMHVIAQNMANLTSQVGQLCQTLSEIRDGVQAYRRIQDPGVTEGPLLQAACSEQPPEPSAESSQDTPKQTPPARITRSQKRKYHL, encoded by the exons ATGACTGAACGAAAGAGGAAGCCCAAGTTTTCCAAGGAAGAACTGGACATTCTGGTCACTGAGGTGACCCGAAATGAAGCCATGCTGTTTGGGAGGGAGACAATACGTCTATCCCCTGCTGACAGGGACGAGATCTGGGGAAGCATAGCCAGGCAGATCACATCAGTCAGCCAGGTGCCCAGGTCTGTGAAAGACATTAAACACAGATGGGACGACATGAAGAGAAGGACCAAGGACAAACTGGCCTTCATGCAGAGGTCCCTGTCCAGCCCCGGCAGCGCGGGGCGGCCCTCGGCCATCGTCCTGACTGCCCACGAGAGAGCCATCAAGTCCACGCTGCATTCGACACGCCAGAGGCACAGCTTCCGGAGAGCGGATCTGGACATGGTTGACAGCCCGTCAACAACCT CTGATGAAGATGAAGAGATGCCAGGCACTTCTCGGGAACACCGCTTCTCATCGCTGCGGAGGGCCAGGGCAGGAGCCAACCAGCATTCCGGGTCCTCCTTCCTccacctttcttcctcctcGGAGCACTCGGAAGCCGCCAGccaaaggcaggagctgcactgTCCATCCCCACGCACCACCTCGTCCTGCAGACCCCCGCGCTCCCACACAAAGAGCCCTCCCCTTTCCAGCTTCGACCGCCAGCTTCTCCATTCCCACATGCAGCAAACAGACCTGTTCAGGCAGTTCTGCCAGGACCTGGTGGCTGTTCACAGGAACATGGCAGACAGCATGCATGTCATCGCTCAGAACATGGCTAACCTCACCAGCCAGGTTGGCCAGTTGTGCCAGACCCTATCAGAAATCCGGGATGGGGTCCAGGCTTACCGTAGGATACAGGATCCTGGTGTCACGGAGGGCCCTCTGCTGCAAGCAGCTTGCTCAGAACAGCCCCCTGAGCCCAGTGCAGAGTCTAGCCAAGACACCCCAAAACAGACCCCTCCTGCACGGATTACCAGgtcacagaagagaaaataccatCTTTAG